Genomic window (Tamandua tetradactyla isolate mTamTet1 chromosome 3, mTamTet1.pri, whole genome shotgun sequence):
gtctgttaagtctagctcatttactgtattattcaaaatctctgtttctttattaatcctctctctagatattctgtccattgatgaaagcaggaaattgaagtctccaactattatggaagatgtgccttttctcttttcagtgttttcggtgtttgcctcatgtattttggagcactctggttcggtgcataaatatttacgagtgttatgtcttcttgttgaattgttccttttattactacatagtgtccttctttgtatcttttgttttacatctgaagtctaatttgttggatattagtataactactcctgctcttttctgattgttgtttgcatgaaatatctttccccaacctttcactttcaacctatgtttatccttgggtctaaaatgtgtctcttgtagacagcatatagatggatcctgctttttaatccattcttccagtctatgtcttttgagtggggagtttaatccattaacctttggtttttattactgtaagggcagtagtttcttctaccattttgccttttgtattttatatgccctatctaatttttcttctttttacctttacttatagtcttcattctacacctctctctcctgtttttttctatctgtttctagtgcttcctttagtatttctggcagagctggtatcttgatcacaaattctctcagtgattttttttgtctgaaaatgtttcaatttccccctcatttttgaaggacaattttgctgatatagaattcttggttggcagtttttctctttcagtatcttaaatatatcatcccactgtctttttgcctccatggtttctgctgagaaatctacacatagtcttattgggcttcccttgtatgtgatggattgcttttctcttgctgctttcaaaattctctctttctctttgacatctgacatttgattagtaagtgtctaggaatacatctatttggatctattctgtctgggatatgctgcacttcttggatctgtaattttaagtctttcataagagttgggaaattttcagtgataatttcctccattactttttctcctccttttcccttctcttcttctggaacatgtgcacttcatgttttcattcaattccctgagtccctgctcatatttttccattgttttccctatattttcttttgcttgttggatttcagatgtctcgtcctccagttcactaattctatcttctccctcttgaaatctaacattgtaggtttccattgtttttttcatctcttccactgtacctttcattcccttaagttctgtgttttgtttttcagacttttgatttcttctttttgttcactccttgccttctttatatcctcccttaattcatcgatttgatttttgacgagattttccatgtctgttcgaatatCCTAAATTAACTGTTCcaactcctgaatctcatttgaattgttggtttgttcctttgactgggccatatcttcactcttcctagtatgattcattattttttgctggcatctagacatttaattaccttaattagtttattctggaaattgttttcacttttttacctagtattttcttgctggatgactttgttgtctatctattctttgacattcaattccgcttattctggacctctagcataggttttgtttaacagatcagaatttttcagttcttgttttcttgtttcttgtcctgcctgtgtGCTGCCTTTCTcccctcttaggagggtctacttgggtattagaccccagtcagattttcccagaccagtcTGGACtactctcaggaggaaagagccacctgcgtcagttttccctaagggtgagacccagcatgttgaaagactttcctatgaagcctctagactgtgtgtttttcctatcctgcccagtatgtggtgcttatctgcctgtgggtccaccagcataaagtgatgtggtaccttaaACTTAAGCTAACTCTTCCTGCtgagggcatggttgagacagaggagaggttataggctggctttaactgcttgttttccagaccctggggtctgaagtccttgaaggaaggattcccacctgagctgggccccaaccctctcctggggaaggcacagcctccagacaagcttaattccgcccctgcctggggcagttggagcctgagaagccttgcagttgtatccagagagaagtcaagctgtagaaacacagccagagaaaagaaaaaagaatccttttcagagtaggaccctcgttcttcaggtttgccaataaagagcttaagttggtatgttcctctatgtatctccaggtcttatgcggcccctcctttccttcagggcccagaccctttcaagtgttttgtgctgtctgacccaaaaaaacctctgttttttttctctttttccgtcagccctgtaccctctgtgctggggcaaaaactagaactttagcttttatttgaggtttagctgagctgggggcctatgttttgtagtcagaatttgttaattaataccacaattggagcttggttaaaCTCAGGACCTTGCTGTTAgtcaagtttctttcctttcaccgCTGGAAACCAGCCTGGGGAAGGGGCGCCAGCCTCCGCAggttgggggactcacagttctgggtgggatcgcagctagtctagcttgtccagactggtgtatactGTCTGGtgactgatgtggccccagcagttgttctgtactgttcctggctatttactagctgctctggaggatgaactaaattccacacctcactaagctgccatcttggaccacACCTCCTTAGGGCTTTCAATTCTTGAGCTCTTTAAAACGCATTACAGTGTTTAAGATACTAATAGCAAGAGGCTGTGTGGCCACACAAAAAAATTGTAATAAcacaggattagaagaaataagcAGAAGTACaggaagccaaacacaaaagaatatacTGTCTGAGTCCAACTGTATCAAATGCTAGAAGAGACAAATCAATCCGTAGTGGCTGCTCAGGGCCAGGGGTGGTGGTAGGGAGACTGAAAAGGGGCACAAGAAGTGTTCtggggtaatggaaatgttctatatattgatTGTGGTAGTATTACATAATTGTAtacatttatatacttttttaaatgggcacattttaattatatgtaaATTACAGCTCAAAGTTAattttgaaacaaaagaaaacaacagatagGAGGAATACTCTGGGAAAACAAAATGTTATTTCTCCATAAGTGTTCTGACAGAGTTTATATTCTGAATTTAACTGCTTCAACTCTTACATTAGCCTGTGAAAACAACTCAGGTATGAAGAAACCTGAGAAGCCCTATCACTGAAGGAAAACAAGATGGCATATGAATCAGCAAGAAGTCAGCCACTGTGTGCTGGGAACAGGAAACAGAGTTTAAAAATTCTGTGAACCTAATTAGGGAAGAATCATTGTAAGCAAAAAACGTCAAAAAAAGTGATCACCTCTTTTAATgtttaattcttaaaaatgaacaagttccatttataataaccATTTATAAATGAAGCTATTAAAAAATTAGTAGATATACTCAATCAAATTATTGAGATAAAGTAATATttgacagaagaaagtcctggaATATTAATGTAATTATCATGCTGCCTGTgtacattttctttctaaaattcaaaGAGGGATTACTTCAATGTCTAAAACTTGAGTTTTCTCTGTTTAATGGAATCTAATACCCAAGACTAATGTGGAGGTGATgaaacattcattcttaaataaagatttgtgggtttttttgatTATAGCAAATTAAGCATAACTATATCACAGAATtgttaagaagaaaaacaatgcaCTAGTTTTCTTGTTAAAATTCAAAGGCTTGCTTGTGAAAGAGATATATAGTAAAGCCGATTTAACCTAGAAATCCTAaactagaaaaatattaatatttatatgcattataaaagttatacatacatttatattatGTGTCATACATGCATAAAAGTAATATACGTATTGTATAAATTATATAAgttaattattataattacattatCACTGGAAGAAGATAAACAAGAGTGATTTTAACAaaccaggtaaaaaaaaattatatacctgaATATTAGGCAAATGTAAGCCAAAAGCATTCAATTAAGACAATTACTTTTTTCTGAACAAGAAAGTGGTATAAGCTACTAAGAGTGCAGCCATAACCGGAGGGGCTTTCCCACTGCCTGACCCAAGTATAAATTTCAGGAGAAAAAAGTGACTTATATTTAATTAGTTCTATTATCTATTATTATACCTTCTTATAAAGTAGGCATAGCACTGACTGATATctggtttaaagtctaagaatcatATCCAGGTGGAATATGCTAAGTAGTTACATTTTGAGAGATTAAACTTTCATTTGGGTTTAAGGTTGAATGCATGGACTAACTAACACAGGGCTAGAgaactacttttttttatttagttagaTAAAATGAGtgcaaaaatcagttttattgttattttcattaaaaaatattctgacCAAATAATCTTGCTTAGGAAAAAACAATCTAGTCTCAAGTCTACaatataaaggcaaaaagaaaatgacGGATTTTCTGCTCAATTATCATGTTTAGGACTGTTACAAGCAATGTGTTAGTTTCCAGGGAGCATCACTATGCTGTCTGGGTCAAAAACTTCACATACTGTACTCGAGCATCAAGATGTTCAGCTGGCCGGTTGTATGCTATCCACACTGGCTCTCCAGAAAACAGCCGCATCGCCTTCACATAGTTCTAGAAAACAAACAAGGCCAGTATCTTATCAAACCAGAGGACCTTCTACTTATTCATATTTTCACACAAACAAGAaaattttctttgctgttttttaTTCTTGCAACCTAACACTTTTGGATTACATTTTATTCCCTAAATAAAAATTAGTACCAGATGTAAGGCTGAAAAATAAGTCCTTATAGTCCCACAAGCAAAACCATTTGCGGCTGACTCAGGGTTTAGCTCTATACTCTATATAGATGCATCAATTAGGAGAGTAAGCACTGACCCAGGGGCCCAGTGTCTAATGAAAACCAAGGAAGGTACCTAATGAATATAGTTTTCTGAAGAATTAGTTCTAAGACTCTTGCTACTGGGTGAGGGAGgaggattaaaaataatttagagataagaggccaatcaggttgggattaaggtaatccagaatacaggggtaaggaagacactgtatttcagaacttcacctactctatgagatcaaaggaagaaggtttcttttgtccagattttaagttttctgtagcacataatctaacccaatctgtctggatagatcatgtaaacaacccaaacacagggagtccagaataagaatgagcgccttcaatcctgtatagcttaatgtaatgcctggaaacaacccaaagtatattaaacagataatcaaaatgtattgacCAAGTGccttgaagaatgggagaaaaaagaacgTACTATTAAACTTGACCACCAGCAAaacccctgaaactgtgtcaaacattagagacacccaaatcaataggccaaactcttgatcttgaggcttgctcatgtgaaacttatttatgtagtacaaaagcttagcctacctatagatatgcttaagcattacttctggaggacctcttttcttgctcagatgtggcctctctccctctaagcccaactctgaaagcgaaatcattatcctcccccctacatgggacatgacatccaggggtgaaagtttccctgggggcatggaatatgactcccagggatgagcctgtcctTGGCACTGTGGTATCaccaatgccttcctgatcaaaaggaagaaaaaagtacaaaaaattaggtatcagtagctgagagagttgaaatggagtcgagaggctactctggaggccactcttacaaaagcttcagtcagacattctacctatcatagtttgcgaactcccaaccaaaatcattcctgccaccctaaagaatacctagggcagtatatgagattctacaaaggttccattcactagagttactttccagaaacctacaacctccagatgggtccctagaccagataagtcctgaaatggacagggcccagcctctccagaacatcaactcgtTCCATCCACGTATCCcacattatcgacagccccttccaacatgaaaaatttagaatggacatagtccaaattcccctaaagagtgggaaaaagatcaaaggtgatggtgaagttatataaagaagatagggtttaacaagtgagtatggtagctgattcattatattgatattacttttagtctccagtgtcttggagtagctagtagtaaaaatctaaaattgtggaattgtaacccataacaaactctgaaatctgttctacaactaatcgttgcaatgtgctttgaaatttattgcttttttgtatgtatgctatttttcacaaaaaagaaaaaaatcgattgtgaggATAAATGTACAAGTATATGATGATgctatgaaccattgattgtacacttgggATGATTACGTGGTACATGAACATATAacataaatcaatttttaaagtgctaaaaaaaCGCCCATACTTTTTAATAGAATTTTCACTTTTAGAAATGTATCCTACAGATAAACTCAAATGAGTGTTAAATGACAAGTGTATAAAGCTATTCATGACAAGCACTGCtttacaatagcaaaaaaaactggaaatgaacATTCATCATTTGGGATTATCCAATCAATGAAATAAACTAACGGTTAAATAAAATAGGGCAGATCCACAAAACAGAATATTATGCACCTGTAAATAAGAGATATAAGAGATGAGGCTTTTATATAGTGATAcaaaataatccccaaaatataaCGTGAAAAAAGGGAAATCTCAGAACTATGTACATAATCTGCTACCATCTGTGTTGCAAATggagataaaaaaagaatattttactcATATTTGCTTGAATATGCCTAACTTCtctgaagagatttttttttttttttttttacataatactGGTTTTCCTCCAGAGAGAGAAACATGATGGCTAGGGAACAGGGGTGAGAAGGAGCCTTTCTTTGCCTGAATTTTAAATCATGTGAATTTACTATCTActtaaaaattagttaaaaagataaatgaaaataaacacaactttttaattaaacaaattatGAATATTGTGGTTGTGAGTATAGATGCTTATAGATGCTTGTATTTCCTAACCCTCCTGATAAAGAGCGGTACAGGATTTAGGGATCAGAGACAAGGGAAGTAAGTGGTAGGCTAGACTGACATAAACTGTTTATGTAAACCATTTTAAATGCAGTTACTAAGAATGAAATACACCCAGTAAAAAGATGATAAAAGTCTCCATCTTCCCCCTTactatcttttaaatatttcaccaCTCCTAtctagaaaataaattagaaatctaATAGCAAAGACTATCCCCTATTTTCGggtttaatctaaatctcatccatgtgactaaaaaataaataaacaaacaaggataataaagaaataaataacagaggggagataaagagtaaaaactgagtagactgaaatactgtgggtccatgagaggtaggggtaaggggtttgggaagaatgagttctttttttttttctttttatttctttttctggagtgatacaaatgttctaaaaaagatcatggtgaagaatacacaaccatATAATGATActtgagccactaattgtataatatgattggactCTGTGTGTGgatacttctcaataaaaataaaagtcacatccacaaaatataagaacaaccttatttctgtttttattgttaaTCCTAACAATTGCTTTGCACTATTGCTAAGTTCCAAAATTGCAATGCTcttaaaaatggcaaattaaTAAACTTAGAGATGCCTCTCAGTTAGGTATCcctaaaattaataacaaaatatgGGTGGAAAAATCTCTCTCAGTTAAAGGGGCAGGAACATTTTCTCGTTAACTAGCTTAGGCTCTGTTTGGCCAGTGGTGTGTATTTTTAACACTTGTGTTACTGTCCGCCAAGAACAAAATGTGGAAGACAAAGCTGGAGAGTATTAATCAGAAAACtattaacagaaaataaatagtttAGGAGTATCATATTAAAGACTCCAACTGGATTTTTCCTTAAAACAGAAAGCTTTAGAAGTCATTAGCTATGACCATTCATATTATAATAGTCAGTAACTTCTTATGTAATAGAACTGGTGAGAACACTGCTGTGTTGTAAACTTCCCAAATCTCTATATATACCAGGATTAAAAGTAATAAACAATGAATCCTACCATTTCATCCAATGTGAAGCGGTGATAAATTCCAGCAGGAAGTGTTACCATGTCTCCCTTTTCCATAAAAATCCGGATCCACTTGTCCTCTTTATCCCTTACATCAAAATAACCACTTCCTTCCAAAATGTATCGAACTTCATCATCCAAGTGAATATgttcttcataaaatattttaatctagaGTAGGAAGAAAAATTCTCTGTAAGTCTACAAGAGACTAATATCATACAAATTAGACAGATCCACCCACCAGTCTATCTTAAACAGAACAGAACTGAGGTGAATGGAAATCATCTCCCATACAGATAACACTTTGTTTCccaagaattattattattattataataagtACAAAGTTGAGGGGAGAGGATATTTTATGAAACCTATCAACATAATAGTGGTAATAGAAGGAAATAACACTTACATAGTACTTACTATGTGTCTGCAACCATCTAAATACTTCACATAGATTAACTCACTGAATCCTCACAAcactatgaggtaggtactaagatcatttccattttacagaggaggaaatggtgacacagagaggttaggtaactggcccagggtcacacagccagttaGTAGTAGAGTTGAGACTGGCACCCATTCTGGTTCCAGAGTCCATGCTAAGAAGCATTATCCTGTACTGTGCACAACTGTCAAGCTATGATAAAATGTAAGGGTCAGTGAAAAGCCATGTGTTCAGAAGGGAAGGCAGTGATAGTCTAGAAAAATGAACACTTCCTATTTGTTCAAACCTACTTTAACGGTTTTTGGGAATGTtgcgcaccccccacccccaatattTTATAacgaaaatattcaaatatacagaaaaattgaaagaattttaaggtaaATACCCATATACCCTCTACCTAGGTTCTACCATTAATATTTTACGCTATTTccattattaaaatcttcccacCTATCTAAAGGTTTCCCTCATATAACGTTTACACATTTCAAGAACAAAAAAAGGTTACTGGAAAATTACCACTTATAATAAGAGGAAAAGCACAATTTCACcaagtcattgcccaaatatccctaaagagtgggaaaaggaggagttatagcagaaaagataggatttaacaaaggagtatgactgcttatgtttagtttccagtgtcttagagcagctagaaggaaatacctgaaattatggaactaaGCCATACCATacttgaaatatattgcttttttgcatatgtcatacttcacaagaaaaaaaatgtttaaaaaacttcACCAAGATACCATTTACCTAACAGAGTGACATTTTTGCCACCTAACTTTGTTGATGAAGCTGCGGCAAAATAAGAcactcacacattgctggtgggaatataccATGTTACATCCCCTATGGGGTAACTTGGCAATATCTAACAATACTACAAAATTCAAAAAGTATGTATTCACTTAatggcccagcaattctactGCTAGGACTTTAATCTGAAGATACAATTCCGACAATACAAAAATAAGTATGTACAAggttattcatctttatattatttgtaattgtaaaatactggaaactCAAACGCCCAAACAGGAGAGTAGTATAACTTATGGTACATCCACACAGTGGTGTATGATGcagctgttaaaaagaatgaggaaaatctCTATGAATTGATATGGGATGATTTCTaggatatatttgaaaaaaagcaATGTATAAGAGTATATATCTTTTATgtaacaataaaagaataaaaatatccatATACATATACGTATGCATATACTATTTTTCACATAATATATGTGgtcatatatgttatatataaacatttCGATGATAACCAGAAACTAATTGATTATCAACAAGGTAAGAGGGTAAAAGATGGGAAGAATAGAGGAAGATATGATAATTGTgagtttaaaaaatttacaagGTACcagtttaaaataatgatttaaaacaaattttttttaagtgtgtagGGGCAGAAGGGGCGATTATACACACCTCCCACTCACACAAACACTGTTTTTTACTAGCTCTGTTCACTGAAATAACCTAGGTGCAATGAGAATATCTAGCACCCATACCTTGGTTTTTAAGTACAAGATAGGGACCAGCAAGAATGGCTGGTTCCATTCAGGTCAGGGAAAGTATGAGATGAACCTGGAACATTATTTTGTGCCAGAAGGAAGGGAGTGCTCATAAAAATGTTTGGGATATGTCAAAAGGacaggaaacagtttggagatgCTCCTACTTGCAAAGTCTGGGACAATCTGAACATCAAAATGAATAATAACTGGAATGGATTATAGCtcagtgaataaaataaagatcCATAGCCCATATTAACGATAaataaacagaagagaaaagaagacttCTCTTTACAGTAGAATGCCGATTCAATAAAGAAGGAACAGTAGTTCAAAACTCATTTTACAACCATGATAGTAATAATTGATTTAGACAAAAAACATCAATACTTACTAAATTAAGTGAAAGTTTAATAGGAAACAGGGTAGCCGAAAAGTAACTCTACAAATTTCTTATCAGACACcgaggaaaaaaacaaactttgcAAAGGAAAAATCTGATGAACACCAATTTAACCAAGTGAAAATTAGTATCACCAATAAATGGAACTCTCTCACACACTAGCCCTGATACAGTGAGAAGATCTGCTTGTATAGGATTCCTATCAAAACACATAACTTGAATTTAGTCACAAGAAAACCTAAGACAAACTAAAGATAAGCAGAAACTAAAGAAGgccattttagaaaaacaaaagggaTAAGCCTTTTTGATAGATCAGGAAGAGGGCTTTATATCAAAAGAGAAGTTTCTAAACTATAATGATGGAGAAAATAGCTAACATTAATACATAACACCTTCTGTGTAAGATAAAACACTGCTAAGAAGAGACTGTATAACCGAAAATTCCAGGTTGGAATCAGGCCATTTAAATACAAGAGAAATTAATGAATCGTTAGGTCACTCAGTGAGAATTAAAGGAATTCTATAAGTTATTACAATATTTGGACTCTGGCTGGCAAGGATAATTGAATAaagagagacaaaggaaaataaggAGCTAATCACACGAACATCTATCTTTAAACAATTTCCTCTTCTTAAGCCACTTTTGTTCTTAATTCAGCTTGGGATTCTTGGTCTATCTGTTGACGTTTTCTTTTTAGAAGTGCAGAggaaacaaatagagaaaatccAGGCTAACAAAAAGACAGTCTGAGCAGAGGCAGCCTTCAAAGTGGATTCCACAGAAAGACCATGAGACCAAAGAGGACTTGTATTCCAGGCCTAGATCAGTGTGACCTTCACCCAATCCaggattttaattataaaaacaagAGGCTGAAACTAAATGATCTAAGGTTTTACTGTAATATTTCATAAAtgagccagatttttttttaaagtcatttaaatTCAACAAATTTCAACCTCTAGCCAACTTTTCTCAATGacaaatgaaaaacttaaaattctgaCTTCGTTTGCAACTAAGACAGAGTACGATTGGGTTTACCCTTCTGCatgaaacaaccaaaaaacagacaaaatatacGAAATAACAGTTTGCAAGACATTGGATAtcatgaaatgagagaaagtaaTTTCTGAGACACAGGAAACAAATGAGGTAGTTCTACAATTGCTTCCGCTTATCACTTTGAAAATTTCCAGACTACAGCACAAGGAAGGGGATCTCAGGTAGAGCCTAGAAGAGAGTCTGGGAAACCAAGACAGCTAAAGTTTGCAAGACAGAGTACCAGAAAGCCACACAGAAAGAAAACTTCAAAGAACCACATTAAAGGATTAGAGGTAACAATGCTTGGCACTCAGGGAGGGCCAGGAAAAGTACCTGTTCCACCAACCGAAATGGAAAACATCACAATTCATGGGTTTTGTGCAGTGTATACAGATTGATCTTGCCTCAGTAGTTAGGTATAATTAGCCCTAGACTGAGCACCATTCTGCTCTATCtaacaaatcttaaaagcaagacGTGAAAGGACCAAGCCATTTCCAAGTAACTTATCTGTTTTTCAAAAACAATGCTTAAGACTAATTACAATCGTACAAAAATATTACCCAAGAGggtaaaattcaaaatatctGGCATTCAATCAAAAATAATTGGGCATATAAAGAAGCAGGAAAACGTTACCCATACGAGGAGACAAATCACTTGTATTAGAGTCAGGGaactctagagaaacaaaaccaataggagttatctgtaaatacaagatttacAAAAGTGTattatgcaaccatgggaatcCAAGAGtaccaaatctgtagggcaggctgccaGGCTGAAGCTCTGAGGAAAGGTCTCagtgaacttcacaggagaggaccctgactgaagaagaaatgaaaattctcttttctcccttaaaaccCTTCATCTGGTTGAATCAAATCCAACAGATTAGATTATCTTGTTAGCGGAAGAGGCacctatgccagtttgaaaggattatataccctagaaaatacatgtttgaatcctgatccaatcttgtgggggcaacctttccttttaacccctattcaataatgtagtttggaatctttttatttgattatctccatggaaatgtgacacacccaattgtgagtactAACCTTTGATTAAAGGAAGATGCGACTCTAccccttccaggtgggtcttgattagtttaatggaatcctttaaaaagtgaaacatttggagagcagcagagccatgagactcatgagagcccatgcagtcggcaacctttggagatgaagaaggaatatgcccccaggggagctggaagaaacaagaagcctagagagaaagctaacagaagtcatgatgttcaccatgtacctttccagttgagagagaaaccctgaacttcatcagccttcttg
Coding sequences:
- the ADI1 gene encoding acireductone dioxygenase isoform X2 yields the protein MVEAWYMDESSEDQRKPHRLEPSRPADLELLRQLGVIYWKLDADKYENDPELEKIRKERNYSWMDIITISKEKLPNYEEKIKIFYEEHIHLDDEVRYILEGSGYFDVRDKEDKWIRIFMEKGDMVTLPAGIYHRFTLDEMNYVKAMRLFSGEPVWIAYNRPAEHLDARVQYVKFLTQTA
- the ADI1 gene encoding acireductone dioxygenase isoform X1 — protein: MGGIYPEWTIGVFSWSCPQSPNGALTPLLDADKYENDPELEKIRKERNYSWMDIITISKEKLPNYEEKIKIFYEEHIHLDDEVRYILEGSGYFDVRDKEDKWIRIFMEKGDMVTLPAGIYHRFTLDEMNYVKAMRLFSGEPVWIAYNRPAEHLDARVQYVKFLTQTA